The sequence AGGAACACTATGGCACACCCCGATTCCACCCCTTCCACTCAACCCTGGCTTGCCCTCTGGAGTGCCCAGGCTCTGCTGAGACAAGAAGCTGCTGTGTCCTGCATAAGGACAGCCCAATGAGCAGGCAAATGGGGGCAATGAAATCCAGCCTGTGTTCCTTGCATTTAGCAGGGCATCCACAGGGCTGCATCTGTGCCTTTCTCTGAGTCTGACAGAGGTGCTGTGCGGGTCTGTGGGCATCCTGAACCGCGTTCTTCCTCTGCTCTCAGGATGCGCATGACTATCTCGGTTAGCTCTTGGGTCATCTCTCCCCCAATCTCCCCTTTTCtgtcccctgtctcctcttcccacccctcTTCCCGTGGaatctgcctcctccttcccatgTTAACGCCCGGGCGGCCCTGCTCCCTCAGCCTACTGGTCGACCTCCACCTTCACCTTGGCTGTCTCCCCACGTCCCTCTTCCAGAGTGTTTCCTGCGCCACACCCGCTCCCTGACCCCTCGGCCCCCGAGGCCAGCTGGCTTCCAGAGTCTCCCAGCCCCGGTCCCGGCCCCGGCCCGTGGAAGTGGGTGCGCTGGTGCTTGCGGAAGTTGGACGAGTTGTTGAAAGTGCGGTCGCAGAGGGCACAGCGGAAGGGGCGCTCCCCGGTGTGGATGCGGGCGTGGCCGCTCAGCACCGAGGACTGCGTGAAGCCCTTGCCGCAGACGCCGCAGTGGTAGGGCCGCTCGCCCGTGTGCACCCGCTCGTGGTCTCGCATGTCCGACGAGCGGCGGAACGGCTTGGCGCAGAACCTGCAGGCGAACGGCTTCCCcaccgccgcgcccgccgccgccgccgccatcacCACCTCCGACCTCTCCTGGGGCACCCCGGGCCTCGGGTCCCGCGCCGCGGCCGCCTCTGGGGGCCTCTGTGAGGTCCCCGGCTCCACCCCGTGTCGGTGCTGGTGCCGCAGCAGAGGCGCCAGGGCCTTGAAGGCCCGGGGGCAGAGAGCGCAGCGGTAGGGCCGCTCTCCGGTGTGCAGGCTGTAGTGGGCACGGAGGCTGGCGGGGCCCGGACAGCTGTGGCCACACACATGACACCGACTGGGGTCCCCACCCTGCCTGCCACCCTCCGCCTGGGCCAGGTGGCCATGTTCGTGGAACAGCAGCTCAGAGACCAGCCGGAAGGCAGCTGGGCACAAGGCACAGTGAAGAGAACCTGGCTCTGGGGGCTCAGGCACCAGCGTGGTGTCTGTCACCTTCACCACCTGGATCTCGATGAGGTCACTCGGGGGTGTGGTGGGGTGGCCATCATCAGGCACCAGGACCTGGgtgaggggagaagaaagaggagcctGTGGACCCTGTCTCAAGGCCTCCCCAGCATGCCCACACTTACAGAAACATCCACTCCTTTGTAGCCTACTGGGCCCCTCAAGTTCTTGATCCCGTTCTCCATCCTCCAGGCTTCTGCCTACGCCCATCAACTTCCCCTCCTGTCCAAAATACATCATGGGCCCAGCCATTTCTCTCCTCTACCCCAGTTAAAAGCCAATCACTCTCACCTCGACAACTGAAAAAGCCTCCTGAACAGAACCTCTGTTCCTAGCCTGCTCCCGTATATCCCACCTCCCCGAGGCAGCCTGAATGACCTTTAGAAAATGGAAGTCAGATCAGGCCACTTTCCCACTCAAAACCCTCTCAAAGCTCCAACGGCGCTTAAAATCCAAAGCCAGCATCATAATATCCATCATGACCTGGCTCCTGTTTATCTCACTGACCCCTGTGTAACTGTAAGCCAGCACACAGCTGACTGCTGTCGTCTAAATTTAGTTCCCTCTACCCACCTCTATCAGCTCACTCTTTAATTCTCTCATAGAACATAACACGATAAATCTCCTTTATTGTCTATCTCCCCTCCTAGACTGCAAGTCCAAGAAAATAAAGTCCTTATCTGTCTGGTTCACCTCTTTATCTACCGAGCGCAAGGagaagctcagtaaatgtttgttgagtgaatgaatgtccTCAGTTACTCTCTAGTCTTCAGTAGGGGAACCTGGGGGAGGTTCCAAAATCACCTGGAGCTGTTATTTCTCCCCCAAAATCCTCCCTTGGCCATTCGAGATGCATCCTTCAGACCCTTGAAGAATCATCTTCCCCCATCCCAACGTGGGTGTCCCATCATAACCCCCACTTTCGTCTGTCAGAGTCTCCTTTCCAACCTTCTACCCAAGTTCACAGCCCCAGCATTTCTCTCGGAGGCCCCGCCCCTCTGAAGGCTCCGCACCCTAGTTACACAAACTCAATCTCTGAGATGCCTCTCCCTGGACCCTTCCCAGGCCCACATGTTCCACCCAACCCCCTCCTCAGGCCCCGCCCAACAGGCCACGCCCCTCCACCCCATTGGCTCCTCCCAATCCCCGCCCCTCGCCCTCCCCGAGAAGCCCCGCCCCCAGGGCTGGAGTCCTAAATACCTCCCCTGCCCAGCCCTAAGCCCCGcctcggccccgccccctgccctgaGACCTCCTCCCGCCTCGAGCTCCCCGCCCAGGCCCGTTCCTCGCCCGCACCAGGTCCGGCGGCTCCGGGGATCGCGGCTCCGGGGCCGCTGAGCTCGGACTCGGGGGCTCCGGGCGCGCGGCAGCCATCTTgtgcccaggccccgcccccgaggcCAGTGGTCGCACAGGGAAGGGGCGGGACTCGGGCTGGCGTCAGAGCCACCGCGCAGGCGCACTGGAGGGCGGGGCTGGGCTTCCAGGGAGGCtgagcccctccccccacccggggAGGAAAGTGATGCATTTTCTTCCAAATTACCTGTCAACCTGCCAAAAGAGAGAGCCTGCGTGTGGCGCCGGGGCGGCTGGGAAGGCATTCGAATCTCTCTTTTTAACCAACTACAGTAGTAGGCTGTGAAAGTCAATTGACCCTCACCAGCATTTAATaacttttgttctgttttcactTTACACATTTTTGTCGTGACCTCCTCTGCATGGCTCGTGATAACGTAGTGAGGCAAACTTTACGAGTGTTAGGAGTTTTAAGTCAGTTTATCAGTTTATAGAAAGATATTAAGCCGACAGAAACATGGTGGTTCTGGGATTTAGCGAAAATCCACACATTGGTGTGACGTTTGGGAAACGAAACTCTGGAGGAAAGAGCCCAAGATGGGGTTTTCGGCAGCACCAAGGACAGGGCTGGGCTCGTCTTAGTTATCTACCCATTCATTCCAtggcctggctgtgtgaccttggagaagtcactACACTTCTCTGGACCATGTACATATTTTCTCGTGTAGAAACTGTAGGGGGTTGTAAAACCCAATGAGAAAAAGGTATGAAAGACCTTTGGAACACCTCTAAATGTATTCTATGGAAGAGCAGGATAAGAGATGCCTAAACATTGTGATCATTCCTAAATTCACTGTTTCCCCTCCTCTGGGAACATAAGATTGCGCTTTCCTTTGAAGTTAAACGTGGGCATGTGCTTTTATTTGGCCAATGAACCATAGTGGCAGTGATGTGTGTCGACTTCAGCACACAGTCAGAGCCAGGGAGCCGTTCACTGTGTTCTGTTCCTGCCCTTCTGTGCTTGGGGATCTGTCGGACGAAGTGAAGTTTCCATCAGCCTGAGTTCCGGAGTATCTGCAGTGAGCGGAGCCTGGTGCTGCTCTTCCCTGGAGATGTGGCGTTTAAAATAAACgtttgttgtgttaagccactgaactttgggttgtttgttactgcagcataacctatTCCATCTTAACTGATAAACACAGGGagcattttattaatattaatcttATTATGAACCATATCTGTATACAGAAAGTATTCAGAATACTTGTAAATAGCTCACCATACACGataataaacttaaaataaacatTACAGATGCAATCCAAGTCCTTTGTGTACCCCATccattcccctctctccctcccctgatGTTATTAgattttgcattttctgtttaTCACCCCCATGCATGTCTTTCTTATTTTGCTACAATTATGAAATGATGTGATATTCCGCATATTTTCATGCCTTTATGATAAATCATACCATTTTGGTGTaagcttttctaatttttttccccttgacatttttaatatatttttcacatttgtgtACATCAATACATGTAGTCTAGTCACCCGTTGTCAATGTCACGGGTGATGATGCCACGTTATGTAattcattctcctgttgatggatacTGGGTTGGTTCCAATActttattattacaaataatactgcCATGGACATTTTCAAGTACGTTGAACCCAAAAGAGATTTTCCCTAAATTATGTACCTGGGAGTTGAGTTGCTGGATCAAAGAACATGAGCACCTTCCACTTCCGGCTTCAATTTGGTAGCTATTGCCACACTGCTCTTCCTAACAActccaccacttcctagctggGACATCTTGGGGAAGTGATTTAACCACCCACTATCTGCAGCGCCCCATGGACCCTGGCATTTGTG comes from Equus asinus isolate D_3611 breed Donkey chromosome 26, EquAss-T2T_v2, whole genome shotgun sequence and encodes:
- the ZNF784 gene encoding zinc finger protein 784, whose amino-acid sequence is MAAARPEPPSPSSAAPEPRSPEPPDLVLVPDDGHPTTPPSDLIEIQVVKVTDTTLVPEPPEPGSLHCALCPAAFRLVSELLFHEHGHLAQAEGGRQGGDPSRCHVCGHSCPGPASLRAHYSLHTGERPYRCALCPRAFKALAPLLRHQHRHGVEPGTSQRPPEAAAARDPRPGVPQERSEVVMAAAAAGAAVGKPFACRFCAKPFRRSSDMRDHERVHTGERPYHCGVCGKGFTQSSVLSGHARIHTGERPFRCALCDRTFNNSSNFRKHQRTHFHGPGPGPGLGDSGSQLASGAEGSGSGCGAGNTLEEGRGETAKVKVEVDQ